One window of the Vanessa atalanta chromosome 22, ilVanAtal1.2, whole genome shotgun sequence genome contains the following:
- the LOC125072842 gene encoding ELKS/Rab6-interacting/CAST family member 1-like: MRIIDLEIELNESSLILSEILKISDSQELNSIKKSKSFFELQKSGKVVDRLDKCKLSRSYNDLININRDDNIHTNIHKLTRKIANLTKEIEIKNAKIIEQQRCISILEDALRENNNITEFEQLLAVVRSKDERITELEQILNKKPGAMCTVYNDKRILELEDALKESFMIAAEREKVFFEEEQMRIETLQKMKKMEQRVLSLQNASIMNCETCSTVLRRLKRLEETYQRCRMKRQGILRHLSYVIQDLLEGAITEKDSQIAELEVKGVLNEDETKACDVLKDEKGKLLNRLKIENERIVEFERDSSEPEQDEGTIPVLTLADNLIAACEDNVIVWGEDIPATIL; the protein is encoded by the exons ATGAGAATTATAGATTTAGAAATAGAACTTAATGAATCTTCGCTTATACTTTCcgaaatacttaaaatatcagACAGCCAAGAGCTTAATAGCATAAAGAAAAGCAAAAGTTTTTTCGAACTACAAAAAAGCGGTAAGGTAGTGGATAGGCTAGACAAGTGCAAATTGAGCAGGAGCTACAACGacctgataaatattaatagagacgataacatacatacaaatatacacaaGCTAACGAGAAAGATAGCAAACCTAACGAAggaaatcgaaattaaaaatgctaaaataataGAACAGCAACGATGTATATCGATTTTAGAGGACGCTCTGagagaaaataataacataactgAATTTGAACAATTACTAGCAGTAGTAAGGAGTAAAGACGAGAGAATAACTGAGCTggaacaaatattaaacaaaaaacctGGTGCGATGTGCACCGTGTATAACGACAAAAGGATATTAGAATTAGAAGACGCTCTTAAAGAATCTTTCATGATAGCAGCTGAAAGAGAAAAGGTTTTCTTTGAAGAAGAACAGATGCGGATTGAAACATTGCAGAAG ATGAAGAAGATGGAGCAACGCGTTCTATCATTACAGAATGCTTCGATAATGAACTGCGAGACGTGTTCGACGGTGCTGAGGCGACTGAAGCGGCTGGAAGAAACGTATCAACGTTGCCGAATGAAGAGGCAAGGAATATTGCGGCATTTATCGTATGTTAT ACAAGACTTATTGGAAGGAGCGATCACCGAAAAGGACTCTCAGATAGCCGAGCTTGAAGTAAAAGGTGTTCTAAATGAAGACGAGACAAAGGCATGCGATGTACTTAAGGATGAAAAAGGAAAGCTGCTCAATAGACTTAAGATCGAG AATGAACGAATAGTGGAGTTCGAAAGAGATTCGAGCGAGCCAGAACAAGACGAAGGTACTATACCAGTCCTGACGCTCGCTGACAACCTCATAGCCGCCTGCGAAGATAATGTAATTGTTTGG GGAGAGGACATACCAGCAACTATACTGTGA